The Christiangramia flava JLT2011 genome has a segment encoding these proteins:
- a CDS encoding efflux RND transporter permease subunit — MHKIFSFGFWNSIARLILRNRIIIILAIIVATVLLATQWKYMRFSYTEANLMPDDHEVNKVYNSFLDKFGEEGNLILLGVKDSSLFTPQKFKAWNKLTDTLQTFPEVDHVISPASLMELKKFEDPKRFEMVPVITEKNPDAAELKDFENRLFTSMPFYENLVYSGHSNTIQSALYLNKELVNTKARKIFVLEELDPIIEKFEQEQGIDVRVSGMPYIRTLNSQNIVNEIGYFILAALLVTSLIFFFFFRSFRATLISMVTVCIGVMWAFGVIGLLNYEITILTALIPPLIIVIGIPNCIFLINKYQQEIQKHGNQAKSLQRVIAKVGNATLMTNLTTASGFATFILTDSELLKQFGVVASINIIAIFVLSLLIIPVIYSYLRPPKTRHLRHLNKKWIGAFVDWMEKMVRHHRIAIYITAISLLVASIIGIYTIKISGSMLEDMPEEAQFFQDVKFFESEFEGVMPLEILVDTKRPNGVLKLSTLKRIEELENYIAEIPELSNPISVTRLVKYTKQAYYNGNPKYYQLPSSQERNFIMPYAKNMDTGDGLLKAYVDSTGQYARITTYMQDVGTDKMEKIEENMMPQIEKIFPKEAYEVQLTGKALLFQKGTNYLVKNLIISLGLAILLIAGLMAWMFRSFKMILISLVPNLLPLLVTAGLMGYLGVAIKPSTILVFSIAFGISVDDTIHFLAKYRQELKVNNWKIKRSVYAALRETGVSMFYTSIVLFFGFSVFMISSFGGTVALGGLVSATLLFAMLANLLLLPSLLLSLERNIANKQVMKEPAMKIIETEEDDEELDKNETNNS, encoded by the coding sequence ATGCATAAGATTTTCAGCTTCGGATTCTGGAATTCCATCGCCCGCCTGATCCTTCGAAATAGAATCATCATCATACTGGCAATCATCGTTGCCACCGTTCTACTTGCCACACAGTGGAAATATATGAGGTTTTCGTACACCGAGGCGAATCTGATGCCAGACGATCATGAGGTTAATAAGGTGTATAACAGTTTCCTGGACAAATTTGGCGAAGAAGGAAACCTCATTCTGCTAGGCGTAAAAGATTCTTCGCTTTTCACCCCGCAAAAGTTCAAAGCCTGGAATAAACTTACCGATACCCTGCAAACATTTCCGGAGGTAGACCACGTGATCTCCCCGGCCAGCCTTATGGAACTGAAAAAATTCGAGGATCCCAAACGCTTCGAAATGGTGCCGGTAATTACTGAAAAAAATCCTGATGCGGCTGAATTGAAAGATTTTGAAAACCGGCTTTTTACCTCCATGCCTTTTTATGAAAACCTGGTTTACAGCGGTCATTCCAACACCATACAATCAGCCCTTTACCTGAACAAAGAGCTGGTAAACACCAAGGCGCGGAAAATCTTTGTATTAGAAGAACTCGATCCTATCATCGAAAAATTTGAACAGGAACAGGGAATAGATGTTCGTGTCTCAGGAATGCCATACATCAGAACGCTGAACAGCCAGAATATTGTAAACGAGATAGGGTATTTTATTTTAGCAGCACTACTCGTAACATCTCTTATCTTCTTTTTCTTTTTCAGGTCCTTCCGCGCTACGTTAATCAGCATGGTTACTGTGTGCATTGGCGTAATGTGGGCTTTTGGGGTCATAGGATTATTGAATTACGAGATCACCATTTTAACCGCCCTTATTCCGCCGCTGATCATCGTGATAGGTATCCCGAACTGTATTTTCCTTATCAATAAATACCAGCAGGAAATTCAGAAACACGGGAACCAGGCAAAATCATTGCAACGGGTGATCGCGAAAGTGGGTAATGCCACTTTGATGACCAACCTCACAACTGCTTCGGGTTTTGCCACGTTCATTCTAACCGACAGTGAATTACTGAAACAATTCGGGGTCGTAGCTTCGATCAACATTATCGCGATTTTCGTATTAAGCCTGCTCATCATCCCGGTCATCTACAGTTATCTGAGACCACCCAAGACCCGTCACCTTCGTCACCTGAACAAAAAATGGATTGGCGCATTCGTAGACTGGATGGAAAAAATGGTAAGACACCATAGAATTGCCATTTATATCACCGCCATATCGCTACTGGTTGCCAGCATTATTGGGATTTACACCATCAAAATCTCCGGAAGCATGCTCGAAGACATGCCGGAAGAAGCACAGTTCTTCCAGGATGTAAAGTTCTTTGAGTCGGAATTTGAAGGCGTAATGCCTTTGGAGATCCTGGTCGACACGAAGCGCCCCAATGGCGTGCTGAAGCTTAGTACGCTCAAGCGGATTGAGGAGCTGGAGAACTATATTGCTGAAATTCCGGAGCTTTCCAATCCAATATCAGTAACCAGGCTGGTGAAATACACCAAACAGGCCTATTATAACGGAAACCCAAAATATTACCAGCTACCAAGTTCCCAGGAAAGAAATTTCATCATGCCATATGCTAAGAATATGGATACCGGTGACGGGTTGCTGAAAGCTTATGTAGACAGCACCGGGCAATACGCCAGGATCACGACCTATATGCAGGATGTGGGGACAGATAAAATGGAGAAGATCGAAGAGAACATGATGCCGCAGATCGAAAAGATCTTTCCAAAAGAAGCCTACGAGGTACAACTTACAGGAAAAGCGCTGCTCTTTCAAAAGGGCACCAACTACCTGGTGAAAAACCTGATCATCTCCCTGGGACTGGCCATTTTACTAATCGCCGGACTCATGGCCTGGATGTTCCGAAGCTTTAAAATGATCCTGATTTCCCTGGTTCCAAACCTTTTACCACTACTGGTAACCGCGGGACTTATGGGATACCTGGGCGTAGCGATCAAGCCGTCAACTATCTTGGTATTCAGCATCGCTTTCGGGATTTCTGTAGATGACACGATCCATTTCCTGGCCAAATATCGCCAGGAATTAAAGGTCAATAACTGGAAGATCAAGCGTTCGGTTTATGCAGCGCTTCGGGAAACGGGCGTTAGCATGTTTTACACTTCCATCGTCCTGTTTTTCGGTTTTTCCGTATTTATGATCAGTAGTTTTGGTGGGACCGTAGCGCTGGGCGGACTGGTTTCGGCTACTTTGCTGTTTGCCATGTTGGCCAACCTGTTACTGCTTCCGTCGCTGCTGCTTTCTTTGGAACGAAATATTGCCAACAAGCAGGTGATGAAAGAGCCGGCCATGAAGATCATTGAAACCGAAGAAGACGACGAAGAACTAGATAAAAACGAGACCAATAATTCATAA
- a CDS encoding DUF5686 family protein produces MRHFVTILLLLFGVQVFAQAIIRGKVVSRQDGEALPYAEIQVNGNRQILTNIDGSFKFEILGDSASVEVSYIGFKTFRTTVYSAVKFVQYSLQPSQEMLQEVMIGNKSNPAEDLIQRAIEAKDRNDPEKVLENFQFRSYTKFIIDNENSQISLAADSTSRDIRTIINEGRGYLSEKVSAHRYSQHGGEQEEVIGTKTAGFERPVYQLLNLNINPFSLYQNSYNLYKTDYAGPLANDALRNYTYKILDTTQTKRPAYMIYFKPRREKVVAGLEGILYLDTETLAIQKAKAQLLGAIRLEVVHNYQYFQQENIWFPSSQTTTIRPGSGGKEIAVFGGTISVGMIQPKKSVLDIFSKQKSVTNDIYLNSSTTNYDIQFNSEEITQTHGAEILVNAEASDQPENFWESNRQEEFSRRDAGTQRKVDSLLAANGVKRKIEIKNAIASGYYPFGFWDLDLSKIFKFNNYEGIRLGLGGKTNDQVSDKFNIKGYTTYGFKDQVLKYGIGTEIYLNKRTNSSLNFFHSRDIEETGTFDYLKGSNTFAILEPRFVNINFFYNYRNTWASVTHDIIPQLSTELRLGRQEIWQIKNYAFQENGQAWSDYEMGMATFSFIWRPFSKFLSTPESTKMIERNFPQLTGQIEHSFKGLFNGDFDFTRLGLKAEHEIKNLDRSRTEFILEGNLAFGEVPLTHVFHSYPNNPNREQIFRRFSVAGRNSFETMYYNEFFSDRQAMLHVRHQLRPFLITEKFQPQLVLISRFAIGNMDNPEEHLNIPFKTMEKGFSEAGLELNRIFSGFGISTAYRYGAYHLPTFKENFSLKFTLQLEL; encoded by the coding sequence ATGCGTCATTTTGTAACGATTCTGCTGCTGCTTTTCGGAGTCCAGGTATTTGCACAGGCGATCATCAGGGGGAAAGTAGTCTCGCGCCAGGATGGTGAGGCTTTGCCTTATGCAGAAATTCAGGTAAACGGCAATCGCCAGATCCTTACGAATATCGACGGAAGTTTCAAATTCGAGATCCTTGGCGACTCCGCTTCAGTTGAAGTTAGCTACATTGGCTTCAAGACTTTCCGAACCACGGTTTATTCCGCAGTAAAATTTGTGCAATACAGTTTGCAACCAAGCCAGGAAATGCTTCAGGAGGTGATGATAGGCAATAAGTCCAATCCTGCGGAAGACCTTATCCAACGAGCTATCGAGGCAAAAGACCGGAATGACCCCGAAAAGGTGCTGGAAAATTTCCAGTTTCGCTCGTACACCAAATTTATTATCGATAACGAAAATAGCCAGATCAGCCTGGCGGCCGATTCTACCTCAAGGGATATCCGGACCATTATCAACGAAGGTCGCGGCTATCTTTCTGAAAAAGTGTCCGCGCATCGATATAGTCAGCATGGCGGTGAGCAGGAAGAAGTGATCGGCACCAAAACGGCCGGTTTTGAACGCCCGGTTTACCAGCTGCTTAATCTTAATATCAACCCGTTTTCGCTGTATCAAAACTCTTACAATCTTTATAAAACCGATTATGCCGGGCCACTGGCCAACGACGCATTGCGAAATTACACCTATAAAATACTGGACACCACCCAAACGAAGCGACCGGCCTACATGATCTACTTCAAACCACGCCGGGAAAAGGTCGTGGCCGGCCTGGAAGGAATTCTGTATCTCGACACGGAAACGCTGGCCATCCAGAAGGCCAAGGCGCAATTACTGGGAGCCATACGCCTGGAAGTGGTTCATAATTACCAGTATTTTCAGCAGGAAAACATCTGGTTTCCCTCGAGCCAGACCACCACGATCAGGCCCGGAAGCGGCGGAAAGGAGATTGCGGTTTTCGGCGGAACGATTTCCGTTGGAATGATCCAGCCGAAAAAGTCAGTTTTGGACATTTTCAGCAAACAGAAGAGCGTCACCAATGACATTTACCTGAATTCGAGCACGACGAATTATGATATTCAGTTCAATTCCGAAGAGATCACACAAACACATGGTGCTGAAATACTGGTCAATGCTGAAGCCAGTGATCAGCCGGAAAATTTCTGGGAATCGAACCGCCAGGAAGAATTTAGCCGTAGAGATGCCGGAACACAGCGAAAAGTTGACAGCCTGCTGGCTGCTAACGGGGTGAAACGCAAGATCGAGATCAAAAATGCCATTGCCAGCGGTTATTACCCATTTGGATTTTGGGATCTGGACCTGAGCAAGATCTTTAAATTCAATAATTATGAAGGAATCAGGCTTGGTCTTGGCGGAAAGACCAATGACCAGGTTTCAGATAAATTCAATATTAAGGGTTACACTACTTACGGTTTCAAGGACCAGGTGCTGAAATACGGCATCGGGACCGAAATTTACCTGAATAAACGGACCAATTCCAGCCTGAATTTTTTCCATTCCAGGGATATTGAGGAAACCGGAACGTTTGATTACCTGAAGGGCAGTAATACCTTTGCTATCCTGGAACCCAGGTTTGTCAATATCAATTTCTTCTATAACTACCGCAACACCTGGGCTTCAGTAACGCATGACATCATCCCCCAACTCAGTACAGAGCTGCGGCTTGGCAGGCAGGAGATATGGCAGATCAAGAACTATGCATTCCAGGAAAACGGGCAGGCATGGAGCGATTATGAAATGGGAATGGCTACTTTTTCATTTATCTGGCGTCCTTTCTCGAAATTCCTGAGCACTCCGGAAAGTACCAAGATGATCGAACGGAATTTTCCGCAGCTTACAGGACAAATTGAACATTCCTTTAAGGGGCTTTTCAACGGGGATTTTGATTTTACCAGGCTGGGATTGAAAGCCGAACACGAGATCAAAAACCTGGATCGATCCAGAACTGAATTTATCCTGGAAGGAAATTTGGCCTTTGGCGAGGTGCCTCTCACCCACGTTTTTCATTCCTACCCAAACAACCCAAACAGGGAGCAAATCTTCCGTAGATTTTCGGTAGCAGGAAGAAATAGTTTTGAAACGATGTATTATAATGAATTCTTCAGTGACAGGCAGGCGATGCTCCACGTGAGACATCAGCTACGCCCATTTTTGATCACAGAAAAGTTCCAGCCGCAGCTGGTTTTGATCTCAAGATTTGCCATTGGAAATATGGATAATCCTGAAGAACACCTCAATATCCCGTTTAAAACGATGGAAAAAGGTTTTTCCGAAGCAGGTCTGGAACTAAACAGGATCTTCAGCGGCTTCGGAATAAGCACCGCCTATCGATACGGCGCTTATCACTTACCCACATTCAAAGAAAACTTCAGTTTAAAATTTACGCTACAGTTAGAGCTTTGA
- the frr gene encoding ribosome recycling factor yields MDEVELILEEAQEGMEKAIAHLKKQLSNIRAGKANPGMLGSVMVEYYGSQTPLNQVANVNTPDARTLSIQPFEKSLIPEIEKGILQANLGFNPMNNGESVIINVPPLTEERRKQLVKQTKAEGEDAKVGVRNDRKAANQELKKLEEISEDQLKDAEGEVQELTDKFIARIDEILVVKEKEIMTV; encoded by the coding sequence ATGGATGAAGTTGAATTAATCTTAGAAGAAGCTCAAGAGGGAATGGAAAAGGCCATCGCCCACCTAAAAAAACAACTGTCTAACATTCGCGCAGGAAAAGCAAATCCAGGCATGCTGGGCAGTGTAATGGTGGAATATTACGGCTCTCAGACTCCCTTGAACCAGGTGGCAAATGTGAATACTCCAGATGCCCGCACCTTGTCCATCCAGCCTTTTGAGAAAAGTCTTATTCCAGAGATCGAAAAGGGCATTCTTCAGGCAAATCTCGGCTTCAACCCTATGAACAACGGTGAAAGCGTGATCATCAACGTTCCACCTTTAACCGAGGAGCGCCGGAAACAGCTGGTAAAACAAACCAAAGCTGAAGGTGAAGATGCCAAGGTTGGTGTGCGTAACGATCGTAAGGCTGCGAACCAGGAATTGAAAAAACTGGAGGAGATTTCTGAAGATCAGTTAAAAGATGCTGAAGGAGAAGTTCAGGAACTTACTGATAAATTCATTGCCAGAATTGATGAGATCCTGGTCGTGAAAGAAAAAGAGATCATGACTGTTTAA
- the pyrH gene encoding UMP kinase: protein MQYKRILLKLSGEALMGNRQYGIDPQRLAEYAEEIKTVVDKGIELAIVIGGGNIFRGVAGASRGMDRVQGDHMGMLATVINGLALQSALEDAEIQTRLQSAIKINEVAEPFIRRKAIRHLEKGRVVIFGGGTGNPYFTTDSAAVLRAIEIKADVILKGTRVDGIYTDDPEKNKEATKFDFITFEDVIKKGLKVMDTTAFTLSQENELPIIVFDMNKPGNLLKVVTGEPVGTKVNL, encoded by the coding sequence ATGCAGTACAAGCGTATACTTTTAAAACTATCAGGAGAAGCTTTAATGGGAAACCGCCAATATGGCATTGACCCGCAAAGGCTGGCAGAATATGCAGAAGAGATCAAAACGGTAGTTGATAAAGGTATTGAGCTGGCGATCGTGATTGGCGGAGGAAACATTTTTCGAGGTGTGGCCGGAGCCAGCCGTGGGATGGACCGCGTTCAGGGTGACCACATGGGAATGCTCGCCACCGTGATCAACGGCCTGGCCTTACAGAGCGCCCTGGAAGATGCCGAAATTCAAACCAGGCTGCAGTCAGCCATCAAAATTAACGAAGTGGCAGAACCGTTCATCAGGAGAAAAGCGATTCGCCATTTGGAAAAAGGCAGGGTTGTGATTTTTGGAGGCGGGACCGGAAACCCGTACTTCACGACAGATTCCGCAGCGGTGCTTAGAGCGATCGAGATCAAAGCCGATGTTATTCTGAAAGGAACCCGCGTGGATGGGATCTATACAGATGATCCTGAAAAGAATAAGGAAGCCACCAAATTTGATTTCATCACGTTTGAAGATGTGATCAAAAAAGGACTCAAGGTTATGGATACCACTGCTTTCACACTGAGCCAGGAAAACGAACTGCCCATCATTGTCTTCGACATGAACAAACCGGGGAACCTGTTAAAAGTCGTGACCGGAGAGCCGGTGGGAACAAAGGTAAATTTGTAA
- a CDS encoding zinc metallopeptidase, whose translation MMGYYIIAGLIFLVSLYVSNKLKSKFKHYSKVHLQNGMSGKEIAEKMLHDNGIYDVKVISAAGMLTDHYNPSKKTVNLSEGVYSQRNAAAAAVAAHECGHAVQHAKAYSWLQMRSKLVPVVSVASRLSQFAIFGGIVLMAMVGAGIGQTILLIGIIMYAMGTLFSFITLPVEYDASKRALVWLEDSNMLTRSEHEAAEDSLKWAARTYVVAAIGSLATLLYFLSIFMGGRD comes from the coding sequence ATGATGGGATATTATATCATTGCCGGCCTCATTTTTTTAGTGAGTCTGTATGTGAGCAATAAATTGAAAAGCAAGTTCAAGCATTATTCAAAAGTTCACCTGCAAAATGGCATGAGCGGAAAAGAGATCGCTGAAAAGATGTTGCATGATAATGGGATTTACGATGTAAAAGTGATTTCTGCTGCCGGGATGCTTACAGATCATTACAACCCCTCGAAGAAAACCGTGAATTTAAGTGAAGGCGTGTATAGTCAGCGTAACGCGGCTGCGGCTGCTGTTGCGGCTCACGAATGCGGTCACGCTGTTCAGCATGCCAAGGCATACAGCTGGTTACAAATGAGAAGTAAACTGGTGCCCGTGGTAAGTGTTGCCTCCAGGTTGTCACAATTTGCCATTTTCGGCGGAATTGTCCTGATGGCTATGGTTGGCGCAGGTATCGGGCAAACTATTTTACTGATAGGGATTATCATGTATGCCATGGGAACGCTTTTCAGTTTTATAACGCTTCCTGTGGAATACGACGCAAGTAAACGTGCTTTGGTCTGGCTGGAAGATTCGAACATGCTTACGCGCTCAGAGCACGAGGCTGCCGAAGACTCTCTGAAATGGGCTGCCAGGACTTACGTTGTTGCCGCTATTGGTTCGCTGGCTACACTGCTGTATTTCCTCAGCATTTTCATGGGAGGACGAGACTAA
- a CDS encoding Lrp/AsnC ligand binding domain-containing protein, which produces MKIVNETVKLDGIDKTILNYLMEDAKKPILEIAKSIGITGAAVHQRLRKLEKSGLIQGNKMLLDARMLGYKTMAFVGVYLDKAVSNPQAVKQLREIQEVIECHYTTGNWSIFLKILCRDNEHLMNVLNKNIQAIEGVSRTETFISLNQQINRQIKI; this is translated from the coding sequence ATGAAAATTGTAAACGAAACCGTAAAACTGGACGGTATCGATAAAACGATACTGAACTACCTGATGGAAGATGCCAAAAAGCCCATTTTAGAGATCGCGAAAAGCATCGGGATCACGGGCGCGGCAGTACATCAGCGCCTTCGAAAGCTTGAGAAATCGGGATTGATACAGGGCAATAAAATGCTGCTGGATGCCCGTATGTTAGGATATAAGACCATGGCATTCGTGGGTGTTTACCTCGATAAGGCAGTAAGCAACCCGCAGGCGGTCAAACAGCTTCGGGAGATTCAGGAGGTGATCGAATGTCATTACACCACCGGAAACTGGTCCATTTTCCTGAAGATCCTGTGTAGAGACAACGAGCATTTAATGAATGTACTGAACAAAAATATCCAGGCGATCGAAGGAGTTTCCAGAACCGAAACCTTTATTTCGCTTAACCAGCAGATCAATCGCCAGATCAAGATCTAA
- a CDS encoding saccharopine dehydrogenase family protein, whose protein sequence is MREILIVGAGKSTSVLINYLLDQSEKENLSLRIGDLDHSAAQKACKGHPNCEAFELDVFKAESREPAIQRADIVISMLPARFHIEVARDCLKFGKNMVTASYISEEMKALDEAVKQKGLVFMNEIGVDPGIDHMSAMKVIDKIRDHGGKMLLFESFTGGLVAPESDNNLWNYKFTWNPRNVVVAGQGGVAEFIQEGKYKYIPYHRLFRRTEFLEIEGHGKFEVYANRNSLKYQSIYGLDDVLTLYRGTMRKVGFSRAWNMFVQLGMTDDSFVMKNTEDMSYRDFVNSFLPYSPKDSVELKVRHNLKIDQDDIMWDKLIELDLFNPEKKIGIKEATPAQALQKILMDKWTLSQDDKDMIVMYHKFGYELNGEKKQIDSTMVAIGENMTETAMAKTVGLPVAMAAIMILNGEIETPGVQLPIRKEVYNPILEKLEAFDIKFQEKETEYLGYNPFGEVGN, encoded by the coding sequence ATGCGAGAAATTTTAATCGTAGGAGCGGGAAAATCTACTTCCGTTCTTATAAATTACCTGCTCGACCAATCAGAAAAAGAAAATTTAAGCCTGCGCATTGGCGACCTAGATCATTCAGCGGCTCAGAAAGCTTGCAAGGGTCACCCAAATTGTGAGGCTTTTGAACTGGATGTTTTTAAGGCTGAAAGTCGGGAACCGGCCATCCAAAGAGCTGATATTGTTATCTCGATGCTCCCGGCAAGGTTTCATATCGAGGTGGCGCGTGATTGCCTGAAATTTGGAAAAAACATGGTCACCGCTTCCTACATCAGCGAGGAGATGAAAGCCCTGGATGAAGCCGTGAAGCAAAAAGGCCTTGTGTTTATGAACGAGATCGGCGTAGATCCCGGCATCGACCACATGAGTGCCATGAAAGTGATCGATAAAATCCGGGATCACGGCGGAAAAATGCTGCTTTTTGAATCTTTTACCGGCGGACTTGTTGCTCCGGAAAGCGACAACAATCTATGGAATTACAAATTTACCTGGAATCCGCGGAATGTGGTGGTCGCCGGCCAGGGCGGTGTAGCCGAATTCATCCAAGAAGGAAAATATAAATACATTCCGTATCACCGACTCTTCCGAAGAACCGAATTCCTGGAAATTGAAGGTCATGGAAAATTTGAGGTGTACGCCAACCGAAATTCCTTAAAATATCAAAGTATCTACGGGCTGGATGATGTCCTGACCCTCTACCGCGGAACCATGCGAAAAGTAGGTTTCAGCCGGGCCTGGAATATGTTCGTTCAACTAGGAATGACTGATGATAGTTTCGTGATGAAAAATACCGAAGACATGAGCTACCGGGATTTTGTGAACAGCTTCCTTCCCTACTCACCTAAAGATTCGGTTGAACTAAAGGTTCGCCATAACCTGAAGATCGACCAGGACGATATCATGTGGGACAAGCTTATTGAACTGGACCTGTTCAACCCGGAGAAAAAGATTGGTATTAAAGAGGCGACTCCGGCGCAAGCTCTTCAGAAGATTTTAATGGACAAGTGGACACTTTCTCAAGATGACAAAGATATGATCGTGATGTATCACAAATTTGGCTACGAACTCAACGGGGAAAAGAAACAGATCGATTCAACGATGGTTGCCATTGGGGAAAACATGACCGAAACCGCGATGGCCAAAACTGTAGGACTACCGGTAGCCATGGCCGCGATCATGATCCTGAACGGGGAAATTGAAACTCCGGGAGTTCAGTTGCCTATTCGGAAAGAAGTTTATAATCCCATCCTGGAAAAACTGGAAGCTTTTGATATCAAATTTCAAGAAAAAGAAACCGAATACTTAGGATATAACCCATTTGGCGAAGTAGGCAATTAA
- a CDS encoding DUF423 domain-containing protein, whose product MNRKFLITGAILGLFAIIFGAFAAHGLKNLVDVQAVESFETGVRFQMYHAFLFLLMGFLDPRKLNLQTTYILLLSGTILFSGSIYLLATNTLTPFFDFTTIALLTPLGGTLLIVGWAMILYRFIKMKAK is encoded by the coding sequence ATGAACAGGAAATTCTTGATAACCGGAGCTATTTTAGGTCTTTTTGCGATCATTTTTGGAGCATTTGCGGCCCACGGGCTAAAAAACCTGGTAGATGTCCAGGCGGTGGAAAGCTTTGAAACCGGCGTACGTTTCCAGATGTATCATGCTTTTTTATTTCTGCTCATGGGCTTCCTGGATCCCCGAAAGTTGAACCTTCAAACCACTTATATATTATTGCTTAGCGGTACGATCCTATTTTCAGGATCAATTTATTTGCTGGCAACCAATACACTGACGCCTTTTTTTGATTTCACAACAATCGCACTTTTAACACCTCTTGGTGGCACCTTATTAATAGTGGGATGGGCGATGATTTTATACCGTTTCATTAAAATGAAAGCGAAATAA
- the pckA gene encoding phosphoenolpyruvate carboxykinase (ATP), whose protein sequence is MVENSPITKTISLETYGIRNARVHYQLTAEELHEETIRLGQGKETNFGALAINTGKFTGRSPKDRFIVKDEVTKDRVWWGDINIPFDPDKFDKLYDKVTQYLSKKEVYARDAYACAEKGYRLNIRVINEFPWSNMFAFNMFLRPSEEQLENFKEDWLIVNAPGFLANPETDGTRQENFAILNFSKKIALIGGTGYTGEIKKGIFSALNFILPVYKNTLPMHCSANVGKDGNTAIFFGLSGTGKTTLSADPNRKLIGDDEHGWTEDNVIFNFEGGCYAKVINLSEENEPDIYHAIKPGAILENVVVDEDGNVDFANTSITQNTRVSYPIDHIENIQEPSSGKNPKNIFFLTADAFGVLPPISKLTPGQAAYHFISGYTAKVAGTEAGIDEPVPSFSACFGAPFMPLHPTEYAEMLSAKMTAADVNVWLVNTGWTGGPYGTGTRMKLKYTRAMISAALDGKLEYAEFEKHEIFGLLMPTSCEGVPAEVLNPGNTWGNKEAYDQKARQLSGYFKENFKKFERFANEEILQGAPID, encoded by the coding sequence ATGGTTGAAAACAGCCCAATTACGAAAACGATTTCGTTAGAGACTTATGGAATTCGCAATGCGAGAGTACATTATCAACTTACAGCCGAGGAACTTCACGAGGAAACCATTCGGTTGGGACAGGGAAAAGAAACGAATTTTGGTGCGCTGGCAATTAACACCGGGAAATTTACCGGTAGATCGCCTAAAGACCGCTTCATTGTAAAAGATGAAGTTACCAAAGACCGTGTTTGGTGGGGAGATATCAATATCCCGTTTGATCCAGACAAGTTTGATAAGTTATATGACAAGGTTACGCAATACCTGAGTAAGAAGGAAGTTTATGCCCGTGACGCCTATGCGTGTGCCGAAAAAGGTTACCGGTTGAACATCAGGGTGATCAATGAATTTCCCTGGTCTAATATGTTTGCTTTTAATATGTTTCTTCGGCCTTCGGAAGAGCAGCTGGAAAATTTCAAAGAAGACTGGCTGATTGTGAATGCCCCTGGATTTCTGGCAAATCCTGAAACCGATGGTACCCGCCAGGAGAACTTTGCAATTTTGAACTTCAGTAAAAAGATTGCACTTATTGGTGGCACCGGTTATACCGGCGAGATCAAAAAAGGTATTTTTTCCGCTTTGAATTTTATCCTTCCGGTCTATAAGAACACCCTGCCGATGCATTGTTCCGCAAATGTTGGAAAAGACGGGAATACCGCTATTTTCTTCGGATTATCGGGCACTGGAAAAACCACGCTTTCAGCAGATCCGAATCGGAAACTGATCGGCGATGATGAGCATGGCTGGACAGAAGATAACGTGATCTTTAATTTTGAAGGTGGCTGTTACGCGAAAGTCATCAACCTTTCCGAAGAAAATGAACCCGATATCTATCACGCGATCAAACCGGGCGCGATCCTGGAGAATGTGGTCGTAGATGAAGACGGGAATGTAGATTTTGCCAATACCTCTATCACGCAGAATACCCGCGTAAGTTACCCTATTGATCATATTGAGAATATCCAGGAGCCTTCTTCCGGGAAAAACCCCAAGAACATATTTTTCTTAACGGCTGATGCTTTTGGTGTGCTGCCGCCCATCAGTAAACTTACTCCGGGCCAGGCTGCCTACCATTTTATAAGTGGCTACACGGCAAAAGTAGCGGGAACCGAAGCAGGTATCGATGAGCCGGTTCCTAGTTTTTCTGCCTGTTTTGGAGCACCGTTCATGCCACTTCATCCTACGGAATATGCGGAAATGCTCAGTGCAAAAATGACCGCCGCCGACGTAAATGTTTGGCTGGTAAACACCGGGTGGACGGGAGGCCCTTACGGAACCGGTACGCGTATGAAACTGAAGTACACCCGTGCCATGATCAGCGCGGCACTGGATGGCAAGCTGGAATATGCCGAATTTGAAAAGCATGAGATCTTTGGTTTGCTGATGCCCACGAGCTGTGAAGGTGTTCCGGCTGAAGTGCTGAACCCTGGAAACACCTGGGGCAACAAAGAAGCATATGACCAGAAAGCCCGTCAATTATCGGGGTATTTCAAAGAGAATTTTAAAAAATTTGAGCGCTTTGCAAATGAAGAGATCCTTCAGGGCGCACCTATAGATTAA